The region GTGTCCGATAGGCACTGTGCGCTCACGTATCTTTAGAGCGCGCGAAGTCATTGCAAAAGACTTAAGGCCATTATTGGATACCGCTGAAAACCAAAGGTGGTAAGGAAAAATGACAACAATAAACGATAAATTCGAATATATTTCCATTGCAATGGATGACGAAGATTTATCTGACGAAATGCTGGATAAATTATTAACTGATGATGAAGCCGGCCAGAAATGGTATGAATATCATCTCATCAGCGATTGTATGAAACAGCAGGCGGTGGGACGTGATGCCGATTTCATGCAAAGTGAAATGTTTACAGCCGCTTTGGCGGAAATCAGCCGTGAGCATGCGGCTAATGCGTCAAAGCTGACGAACAAGCAACCAAAAGCAGCAAATAATCATGCATTCAAAGGTTTTGCCGTGGCGGCCAGCTTGGCCGCTGTGGCGGTATCGGTTTGGCAATTCTGGCCGCAAGCCGATATACGGCAAATGATGCCGGTAGCTGTTGAGAAGCAGCCACGGCAGGTTGATCAAAATATCGTGCCTGTTCGCGCTGCTGCTGAAAATAAAGCCGCTTCGGATGTGGTTGTGCCGAATGCTGCCAAGCAGTTGTCAACGCAGCAAAATACGGCGGTTCATATTGAAAGTCAAACAGGCACCAATACCCCATCGAAAGAAATTGTGCAATAACTCCCAAAAAGCCTTTATATTATGTAAAGGCTTTTTTATTTTCAGACGGCCTCACCATGCCGTCTGAAAGCGGCTATAATGCACGGCATGAAACTGATTACTTCTGCCCGAAACGAGCAGCTCAAGCATTTGGCCAAGCTGCTTTCCCAATCCAAAGCGCGCCGCCAATCTAGGCAAACCGTATTGGAAGGCGTACACCTGCTACAAAGCTATCTTGAAGCAGGCGGCAAACCCGTGCAGGTTTATCTGCCTGAATCCAAAGCCAATCATCACGAAATCCGCCGCCTGATCGAAGAAATTCCAGTCAATTTGATGACGTGGGTAAGCAACGAAGCCTTATCCAAAATCACCAGCCTGACCGATTCCGATGATGTGATGACTTTAATCGACATTCCGCACGAACAGGCATGGCCGAAGCAAGGCGATTGTGTGGTATTGGAATGCGTGCAAGATCCCGGTAATGTCGGTACCATCATTCGCAACGCCGCGGCTTGTGCCATTCCGCATTTAATTCTCAGCCAAGACTGTGCAGACGTGTGGTCACCGAAAGTATTGCGTGCCGGAATGGGGGCGCATTTTTTGTTGAACATCCATAGCCGTGTACCGATGATGCAATGGCTGGGCGAATTTCAAGATACAGTTTGGGCAACGGCTTTGAGCGAGCACAATAATTTTAATCTTTACGACATGAGTCTGCGACAGCCGGCCGCTTGGGTATTCGGCAATGAAGGCAGCGGCGTAAGTGCGGAAGTATTGGAAAAAGTCAACGCCAGCGTCAAAATTCCCATGCTGGGGCGGACTGAATCGCTGAATGTCGCCATGGCGGCAACCGTCTGCCTGTTTGAGCAGATGCGCCAAAGAATGATTGCTTAACGTAACGGTTTTAAGGCCATCTAAAAATATTGAAAAGGAATGAATCCATGCAAGTAAGAACTTTTGACGAAGCATCACGCAACCGCCTGATTGAGTTGCTTGATGCCAAATCTTTAGAACACAACACCATGCGCTGCGATGAAGTGCAGGGCTTTATGATGGCCTTGTTAAGCGGCCCTGATGCCTTGAATCCGAACGACTGGTTGCCGGAAGTATTGGGCGATGAATCATTGTTTGATGCCAAAGAGCGTACCGAAGTCGAGCGCTTGGTATTGGCTTTGGCGATGGATATGCGCAATCAATTGTCGGATAAAAAACTGCCGGATTTATGGCTTTATGAAGATGAAGCGGGCAATCCTGATTTTTACACATGGTGTAACGCCTATCTGTATGCCTTGGATGTAGTGCCGACTGATTGGTTTGAAGCGGTCAACCAAGAAGAATTCGAAGATTTGTTCTACCCGGTTATGGCCTTGGGCGGTATTTATGATGAAGAAGAAAACGGCGAAGTGATTCTGCATTTGACCGATAAAGAATTAACCGAGCTGGAATCTGACCTGCCGCATGTTTTGCTGGATATTTACAGCTACTGGCAAGCCGTGATTAATAAACCGCAGACCGTGCGCCGCGAAGGCGGCAAAATCGGCCGCAACGATCCTTGCCTTTGCGACAGCGGTAAAAAATACAAAGCTTGTTGCGGTAAAAACTGATTGTTTTTTATATAGTCAATCCCCCAAATATAAATTACAATCGTCCCCATGACCTATTCAACAGACTTCCGCCAACTCGCCTTAGCCAAACTCGCCCAAGGCCTCTCCATCCGTCAAGTAGCCAAAGAGCTCGGCATCGGCAGCGATACCGTGTTCAAATGGAAAAAGAATCCCATTCCCAAAGGCTACCCCAAAGACAGAAAACCCCTCAAAATTACCAAAGAAGCACTGCTTAGAGACGTCGAACAATACCCCGATGCCTATTGCTACGAACGGGCACAACGGCTCAACTGCTCGACCAACGGCATCCACCAGGCATTGAAAAGATACGGAATCAGCCGAAAAAAAGACCAATAAATACCCCAAAGCAGATGTTCAGCTCAGAAAACGCTTTATCAGACTCAGACACCGTTTCCAACTGAAAGAACGTCCGATTGTTTGGCTGGACGAAAGCGGATTCAGAGCTTCCGTCCACCGTCCTTACGGTTATGCCCCAAAAGGCAGACGGTGTATTGATACCCATGACTGGCAGGGACGTAATCAGACTAATGCCATCGGTGCGCTGTATGATCATCAACTGTTTGCGGTCGGTTTGTTTGACTGTTCCATCAATAGCAAGATATTCGACACTTGGGTAGAACGGTTACTGATCCCGCAACTGCCGCCCGAGAGTGTGGTGGTGATGGACAATGCGGCGTTTCATAAGGGTAAGGCAGAAGCCTTGCTGAAGGAGATGGGGCATACCGTCCTATGGATGCCGCCTTACAGCCCCGACCTGAATCCCATCGAAAAGAAATGGGCTTGGTTAAAGGCGAGACGGAGAAAACTTGGGGTGGTGTCTGTGGATGAGTTGTTTAGGAGTGTTATTTAAATTTGTGGGATTGACTATAGTGAATCCACTTTAATAGAAAAGGCCGTCTGAAAATTTTCAGACGGCCTTTGTCGTGTGTGCAAAATAAATCAAAACAGGCTGACAATCCAGATCGTCAGCAAGGTCAAGATAATGGTGAGTGCGCAGCCGACTTTGGCCACCGTGCCGATGATAAAGCCGATAAAGGTGCCAATGCTCACTTTACCGGCCTGCCACATGTCTTTTCGGGTCAGAAATTCGCCGATACCTGCACCCAATAACGGGCCAAATAGCAAACCCGGCAAGCCTAGAAATGCACCGGCTACACCGCCGGCAAAAGCACCCCAAATAGCCGGCTTACTGGCGCCGGTGTATTTCGCGCCCAGCATTCCCGCTACATAATCCATCGCCGTACCGATGACGGTGACGATGCACAGAAACACCAGTGTCGTGGTGCCGAAAATCTGATAATCATTGGCATGCGCCAGCAGCCATGCGCCGCCGAACATCAAGCCTAAGCCCGGAATGGCGGGGTAAACCGTACCGAGCAGGCCGGTGAGAATCAGGATTAAAGACAGGGTGATTAAAGCAGCGGTCATGCATGTTCCTTAAGGATATGTGTGTTGTGTTCAGACGGCCTTATTGTAGGACAAAGTCTTACATTGCGGGTTAACGCTTTGCAAAAATATCAAAATCCGGCCTTTCGGACGGCCTATCAAGCGCCGCAGTTTTTGGGTTTGCTGGCCAAGATATTAATCACTTTGCGGCTTGGTTTTTCCGCTTCGATTTTAACTTCGCTGCCGTCTTCATCATCGAGGCCGTCTGAAACAAAACGCTCGGGCACGGTTTCGCTGTCAAATGCCAAATCGCCGCCGTGTTTCAAATTTTGGCCGCGTTCTAAACCGGCAAAGTCGAATAATTCAGGGTCGGCCAAATGCGACGGCACCACGTTTTGCAGCGCGGAAAACATCGATTCGATGCGGCCGGGGAAGCGTTTGTCCCAATCGCGCAGCATGTCGCCGAGGACCTGGCGTTGCAGGTTCGGCTGCGAGCCGCACAAATTGCACGGAATAATCGGGAATTGCTTCAGTTCGGCGTATTTAACCAGGTCTTTTTCCTTCACATACGCCAGCGGGCGGATCACAATATGCTCGCCGTTGTCGCTCACCAATTTAGGCGGCATGGCTTTGAGTTTGCCGCCGTAAAACATATTCAAAAACATGGTTGCTAAAATATCATCGCGATGGTGGCCGAGTGCGATTTTAGTACAGCCCAATTCTTTTGCGGTGCGATACAGAATACCGCGGCGCAAACGGCTGCAGAGCGAGCAGGTGGTCTTGCCTTCTTCCAGCACTCGTTTCACGGTGGAATAGGTGTCTTCTTCAACGATTTTGTAATCGACACCAATGCTTTGCAAGTATTCCGGCAATACATGCTCGGGAAAGCCGGGTTGTTTTTGGTCAAGATTCACTGCCACCAAATCAAATTCAATCGGCGCACTGGCTTGCAGTTGGCGTAAAATATCCAAGAGGGCATAGCTGTCTTTACCGCCCGACAAGCAGACCATAATCTTGTCGCCCGGCTCAATCATATTAAAATCGTTGATTGCCGCGCCCACTGCATGGCGCAAACGTTTGTTGAGTTTGTTGTTTTCTAATTCTTGTTTGGTTTTTTTGGACATGGTTTTATGGGGAAAATAATGGAAACATTCAAGCGCGTATTTTACCTGAAACTGCGCCGCCATGTTTTATTGATTCAAACGCAATGCCGTCTGAATATTTCAGACGGCATTGCGTTAATTTTTAATTGATAGCATTTTTCTTACCGAAATACACAAAGCCGGCCGCACCCGACACAATCATCGGTATACTCAGCCATTGTCCCATCGATAAGCCCAACGTCAGCAAGCCCAAATAATCGTCGGGTTGGCGGGCAAATTCGGCGATAAAGCGGAAAAAGCCGTAGCCGCCTAGGAATAACGATGCCACTTGTCCGGTAGGGCGTGTTTTTTTAGAAAACACCCACACCAAGATAAACAGGCAAATGCCTTCCAGCGCGAATTGGTAAAGCTGCGAAGGGTGGCGAGGCAGCATGCCGAATTGGTTGAGCCATTCTGTCCATTGCGGATTGTGCGCCGCCGCTTCCATGTCTCCGTAACGTGCTTGCGGGAAGCCCATTGCCCAGAAAGCGTTCGGGTCGGTTACGCGCCCCCACAGTTCGCCGTTGATAAAGTTACCGATACGACCCGAAGCCAAGCCCGGCGGCACTAAAGGTGCGACGAAATCCATGGTTTTCCATACGCTGATGTTGTGTTTGCGGCTGAAAAGCCACATCGCCACGACTACACCTAAAAAGCCGCCGTGGAAAGACATACCGCCTTCCCACACTTTCAGCATGCTGATAGGGTCGGCCAGATAGTCGGATAATTTGTAAAACAAAATATAGCCCAAGCGGCCGCCGAGAATCACGCCCAAAATGCCCCAAGTGAGAAAATCATCAAGCATTTCTTTGGTGAACAAGGTGTTGCCTTGCGCGATGCGGCGGCGGCCCAGCAAGATAAACAGTACAAAACCGACAATATAGCTTAAGGCATACCAGCGGATGGCCAACGGGCCTATGCTGATGAGTACGGGGTCGAACTGGGGGTGAATAATCATAGGGAATCCTTAAATTAAATTGCGGATAAAGGCCGTCTGAAAAAATGCCTCGCTTTCAGACGGCCTTTTGATCAATAAAATACTTAGCGCAAATCGCCTGATACATTCCAAATTGCCGAAACCATCGCTTCGCCTAAACGCAGCGAGCGTTGGCCGTTCCAGCCGAAATCATCGTCGGGTAGGTTGTTGTTGTCTTTAAACGGCATTTCCAGCGTGTAGGCCAAGCATTTGAATTGCTCGCCTATCCATGGCGTAGACATGTTCAAATTGGCTTGGCAGGTTTCGTCTTTCGGGTAGCCGATTTCGTCTTGGAAATCCGGGCTGGCGGCGAGCAAGGCTTGTTTGAACTGAACTTCCAAAGCAGCAATGCGTTCGTTATAGCTCGGCACGCCTTCGGTGCCCGCCATGAAGACAAACGGCAAACCTTCGTCGCCGTGAATATCGAGAAATAAATCCACGCCGGTTTCGCGCATTTTCTTGCGCACCACATACACTTCCGGGCTGCGTTCCATCGTTGGATTTTGCCATTCGCGGTTCAAATCGGCACCGGCGGCATTGGTGCGCAGGTTGCCCAATACCGAACCGTCGGGGTTCATGTTCGGTACGATGTAAAAGGTGGCACGGTCGAGCAGGGCGCGTGCGGTCGGGTCTTGCGGGTCGAGCAGGCGGCCTAGGAAACCTTCGACAAACCATTCCGCCATGGTTTCGCCCGGGTGTTGGCGCGCAATCACCCACACTTTCAAATCGCTCTCGACCTGGTTGCCGATGGTGAGCAAATTGATGTCGCGGCCTTGCACGGTGCTGCCCAAATCATCGATTTGACACAAGCCGCTGCCTTGCGCCTCGCCCAGCAAGTTCAAATGCTGCTCATGCGAATAAGGCTCGAAATAGGCGTAATACACGCTGTTGGACAAAGGCGTGTGGTTGATGGTCAGCACGCCGTTTTCATAATAAGTCGGCACGCGGAACCAGTTCCGGCGGTCGTAAGATGCGCAGGCCTGGTATTCTTCCCAGCCGTCGGGATAAGCCGCTTGAGCCGCATTGTCGAAATGCATCACGCAATTTTGATACGCCGCGCCTTGAAGACGGAAATAAAACCATTGCGCAAAATCGGCGGCATTGTCGGGGCGCAGCGACAGGCGGATATTGCCCGGGTCGCTCAAATCGTTCACAATCACCGAGCCGGCGTCAAATTGGGCGCTGATTTTCATCATGGGGTGGAGATTCCTGTGTGGAATAGAAGTTTAATAGCCCGTTATTCTAAAACATTTCAGCCGAATCATAAATCCTTTTACGTTTCGGCTTGTTTCAGACGGCCTTTAGTATTAATATTCCAAAATTAAAATTGTTAACAATTCAATCAAAGAAAGGGTAGATTCATGCGCGATATGAAACACATTTCCGCCGCCGACAAAGCCGCGATTTTATCCGAAGCCCTGCCGTATATCCGCCGCTTTTCCGGCTCGACCATCGTGATTAAATACGGCGGCAACGCCATGACCGAACCGGCTTTGAAAGAAGGCTTTGCCCGCGACATCGTGTTGCTGAAACTGGTGGGCATTAACCCTGTGATTGTGCACGGCGGCGGCCCGCAGATTAACGACATGCTCGGGCGTATCGGCAAAGAAGGTGTATTCGTGCAAGGCATGCGTGTGACCGACGGTGAAACTATGGACATTGTCGAAATGGTTTTAGGCGGCCATGTCAACAAAGAAATCGTGTCGATGATCAATATCCATGGCGGTAAAGCCGTCGGTGTGACCGGCCGCGACGGCCACTTTATCAAAGCCAGAAAATTGTTGATCAATACTCCTGAAAACCCCGGTGTGGACATCGGCCAAGTCGGCGAAGTGGAAAGCATCGACACCACATTGATCCAAGGTTTAATCGACAACGGCCAAATTCCGGTGGTTGCTCCGATTGGTGTGGGTAAACGCGGCGAAGCGTTCAACATCAATGCCGACTTGGTGGCGGGTAAATTAGCGGAAGAACTCAACGCCGAAAAACTCTTGATGATGACCAACATCGCCGGCGTGCTCGATAAAGAAGGCAGTCTCTTGACCAACCTGACCCCGAGCCGCATTGACGAATTGATTGCCGACGGAACGCTTTACGGCGGCATGTTGCCGAAAATCAGTTCGGCAGTAGAAGCCGCAGTCAACGGCGTGAAGGCTACCCACATCATCGATGGCCGTGTACCGAATGCTTTATTGCTGGAAATCTTTACCGATTCCGGTATCGGATCGATGATTTTGGGCGCGGACCAAGCGTAAGTTAAATCAATAGAATTAAGGCCGTCTGAATATTTCAGACGGCCTCAGAGCTTTGTAAAACTCTGGATTTGAGTGCAGTTCGAAGTCAGAGCAGCGCACAAAGCGCAGGCATATCATTCAGATAGGTAAGCTTTCGAGCAGCGCATAACGAAGAAATGTGCCGAAGACAGGGATTTTGCAAAGGTCTCAGCTTTTTGTATTTCAAAGCATTATTTGTGCAAACCGCACTCTTTGCTGTCTTTGCTTTCCCACCACCAACGCCCGGCACGGATTTTTTCATTTTCTTTTACCGGTCGGGTGCACGGTTCGCAGCCGATACTCGGATAGCCTTGGTGATATAAATCATTCAGCGGCACATCATGCTCTTGCGCATAAGCCCACACGTCCAATTCTTCCCAATCAAAAATCGGATTGAACTTAGCGATATTCCGGCCCGAATCATGCTCTTCAAAATTCAATTCGCTGCGCGTCTCCGACTGGCTGCGGCGTTGGCCGGTGATCCATGCGGGGGCGTTGTCCAAGGCGCGGTTGAGCGGTTCGATTTTGCGGATATGGCAGCATTGGCGGCGTAGTTCCACGCTGTCGTACATAGCGGTGGTGCCGAATTGCGCTTCAAAGGCTTGTGCATCGGCTTCAATCGGGCGGAACACTTCCAGTTTGATTTGATAACGCGCATTGGCCGCGGCAATCAACGCTTCGGTTTCGGGATTGAGTTTGCCGGTGTTGAGCGTGATGATGCGGATGGGCAGCTTCAGACGGCATATCGTATCGGTAATCACCATATCTTCAACTGCCAAGCTGGAGGCTAATACCGATTGCGGAGATTGTCCGGCAATCTCTTGCAAACGTTGTTCTAAAGTGGCGGTGAGTCGGGGCAGGCGTTGGCGCGCTTCGGCAGTCACTTCGGGAATTTTCCAGAAGTTCGGGCGGAAAAGTGAAGTCATGGCAGGAGTTCCTTATTGTGTTTCAGGCGGCCTTTGCATGATTCAAGGCCGTCTGAACATTATTGTCATGCCCTCATTGTCCGCCTATAGCAGACCGAAAGGAAAGAATGCTTTTCTATTTCTTTATAACCAAAGCGGTTGCTGCTGGTTTTTCGGCAATAAATGGCTGACCCCGATACCGATTAAACGAAAAGCATCTTCCGTTTGCGGCGGCACGCGTTCAACCAATGTGCGTGCGGCTTTAAGCAGGGCTTGGCTGCCGGGTAACACCGAAGAATAAGTCACGGAACGGGTGATGATGCGGAAATCATGGGTTTTGAGTTTGAGCGTAACACCTTTGGCATCAACGTTTTTGCGCTGGAGTTGCTGCCATAAATCTTCGGCCAAATGCGGTAAATGTTCTATCGTTTGTGCCAGCGACAAATCTTCCGGCAACGTGATTTCGGTCGAAATCTGCAAACGCTCGCGGCTGGCTTTTACCGGCCGTTCATCCGCCCCGCGTGCCAAATCGTAAAGCCGATAACCGTAGCGGCCGAAATGGTTTAAAAGTTCCCCACGCTCGAAGCGGCGCAGGTCGCCGGCAGTCTGCATGCCCAGCGCCTGCATTTTTTTCAGCGTGACTTTGCCCACGCCGGGGATTTTGCCCAGCGGCAGCGTTTCTAAAAAAGCATCGATTTTTTGCGGATGCAACACAAATTGGCCGTTGGGCTTGCGCCAATCGGATGCGATTTTGGCGAGAAATTTATTAGGCGCAATGCCTGCGGAAGCCGTCAGACCCGTTTCGGCAAAGATTTCGGCGCGGATTTTTTCGGCGATTTCACTGGCGTAGCGAATATTTTGCTTGTTGACCGTGACGTCCAAATACGCTTCGTCCAAAGAAAGCGGCTCGATTAAATCAGTATGCCGTCTGAAAATAGCGTGAATCTGCGCCGATACTTGGCGGTAGAGCTCGAAATGCGGCGGAATATAAACAGCTTGCGGGCAAAGCCGTTTCGCCGTCGCTACCGACATTGCCGAATGCAAACCGAATTGCCGCGCTTCATAAGAAGCCGCACAAATCACCGAGCGTGCGCCATCCCAAGCCACCACCACGGGCTTGCCTTTCAGGTGCGGCTGTTCGCGCAATTCTACCGAAGCGTAGAATGCGTCCATATCGATATGGATGATTTTGCGGCCGGTCATAGGTGTAGAGAGTGTTATTTCAGTTGCGGATAGGAAGTATAATTCATTAGTATATTCAGTTAAAAGGATAAATATGTTTTATGAGTTATGGAATTTCTTAGGCACATGGTTAGAAGCCAATTGGATAATTTTTTGGGTAATGATACCTTTTTCTTTTGTTATCTATTTAATAGCTTTTGCCGGATGGCATTGGCCCGAACTGGATGGAATAAAGGGGAAAGAATACTTAAAATTATTTATAATCCTTATCTGCATTATTGTAGAAGCAATTTTTATGGAGCTTAATAATGCTAACCAATCTTCTGAGGACTTATCAACCACAAGCCTGATTGTGCTAAACGTTCTTCCTATTTTCCCTTCTGCCCTCCTATTATATTTGTTTGGAAAATGGAACGAGCAGATACGGCCGCTTAATGAAATGGTAGTGATATTAGGATCTATGCATATTTCATGTATGATGGTTTTAGCTTCTTTGCCTGTGACTGTACAAATTAAAATTTTAGCCAATTTAACTTATTTAATATTACCGGCCTTCTTTATCTATCAGATTACGACACCAAAAGTTTCTGATGATGAAAGAGATAGTTCTGGTTAAATATGAAGGCCGTCTGAAAATTCAAATCCATTTTCAGACGGCCCGTTTCTTAAACACATCAAACTTTATTTCTTAGGCGAGAGTTGGTCCACCAAACCGCCGTCGGCGAAATATTTCTTCATGATGTCTTCCCACGAGCCGAATTTTTCGTTTGGCGTGAAGGTTTCGATGGCCGGGAAATCGGCTTGGTGCTTGGCCAATATGCCGGCATTACGCGGGCGAAGGTAGAGTTTGGCAGCCAATTCTTGCGCCGGTTCGCTCCACAGATATTCCAAATATTCTTTGGCGGCTTCCTGCGTGCCTTTTTTGCCAACCACAGAATCAACCACGGCAACCGGGCTTTCCGACAAAATGGTGTAGCTCGGGTAAACGATTTCAAATTGGTCTTGGGTCAGTTTTTTGCTGACGTGGTTGGCTTCGTTTTCAAAAGTTACCAATACGTCGCCAATGTTGCGTT is a window of Neisseria yangbaofengii DNA encoding:
- a CDS encoding DUF456 domain-containing protein, which produces MTAALITLSLILILTGLLGTVYPAIPGLGLMFGGAWLLAHANDYQIFGTTTLVFLCIVTVIGTAMDYVAGMLGAKYTGASKPAIWGAFAGGVAGAFLGLPGLLFGPLLGAGIGEFLTRKDMWQAGKVSIGTFIGFIIGTVAKVGCALTIILTLLTIWIVSLF
- a CDS encoding sigma-E factor negative regulatory protein, which produces MTTINDKFEYISIAMDDEDLSDEMLDKLLTDDEAGQKWYEYHLISDCMKQQAVGRDADFMQSEMFTAALAEISREHAANASKLTNKQPKAANNHAFKGFAVAASLAAVAVSVWQFWPQADIRQMMPVAVEKQPRQVDQNIVPVRAAAENKAASDVVVPNAAKQLSTQQNTAVHIESQTGTNTPSKEIVQ
- the lgt gene encoding prolipoprotein diacylglyceryl transferase, with translation MIIHPQFDPVLISIGPLAIRWYALSYIVGFVLFILLGRRRIAQGNTLFTKEMLDDFLTWGILGVILGGRLGYILFYKLSDYLADPISMLKVWEGGMSFHGGFLGVVVAMWLFSRKHNISVWKTMDFVAPLVPPGLASGRIGNFINGELWGRVTDPNAFWAMGFPQARYGDMEAAAHNPQWTEWLNQFGMLPRHPSQLYQFALEGICLFILVWVFSKKTRPTGQVASLFLGGYGFFRFIAEFARQPDDYLGLLTLGLSMGQWLSIPMIVSGAAGFVYFGKKNAIN
- the ttcA gene encoding tRNA 2-thiocytidine(32) synthetase TtcA; the protein is MSKKTKQELENNKLNKRLRHAVGAAINDFNMIEPGDKIMVCLSGGKDSYALLDILRQLQASAPIEFDLVAVNLDQKQPGFPEHVLPEYLQSIGVDYKIVEEDTYSTVKRVLEEGKTTCSLCSRLRRGILYRTAKELGCTKIALGHHRDDILATMFLNMFYGGKLKAMPPKLVSDNGEHIVIRPLAYVKEKDLVKYAELKQFPIIPCNLCGSQPNLQRQVLGDMLRDWDKRFPGRIESMFSALQNVVPSHLADPELFDFAGLERGQNLKHGGDLAFDSETVPERFVSDGLDDEDGSEVKIEAEKPSRKVINILASKPKNCGA
- a CDS encoding phosphoadenylyl-sulfate reductase, yielding MTSLFRPNFWKIPEVTAEARQRLPRLTATLEQRLQEIAGQSPQSVLASSLAVEDMVITDTICRLKLPIRIITLNTGKLNPETEALIAAANARYQIKLEVFRPIEADAQAFEAQFGTTAMYDSVELRRQCCHIRKIEPLNRALDNAPAWITGQRRSQSETRSELNFEEHDSGRNIAKFNPIFDWEELDVWAYAQEHDVPLNDLYHQGYPSIGCEPCTRPVKENEKIRAGRWWWESKDSKECGLHK
- a CDS encoding TrmH family RNA methyltransferase; this encodes MKLITSARNEQLKHLAKLLSQSKARRQSRQTVLEGVHLLQSYLEAGGKPVQVYLPESKANHHEIRRLIEEIPVNLMTWVSNEALSKITSLTDSDDVMTLIDIPHEQAWPKQGDCVVLECVQDPGNVGTIIRNAAACAIPHLILSQDCADVWSPKVLRAGMGAHFLLNIHSRVPMMQWLGEFQDTVWATALSEHNNFNLYDMSLRQPAAWVFGNEGSGVSAEVLEKVNASVKIPMLGRTESLNVAMAATVCLFEQMRQRMIA
- a CDS encoding IS630 transposase-related protein — encoded protein: MTYSTDFRQLALAKLAQGLSIRQVAKELGIGSDTVFKWKKNPIPKGYPKDRKPLKITKEALLRDVEQYPDAYCYERAQRLNCSTNGIHQALKRYGISRKKDQ
- a CDS encoding YecA family protein yields the protein MQVRTFDEASRNRLIELLDAKSLEHNTMRCDEVQGFMMALLSGPDALNPNDWLPEVLGDESLFDAKERTEVERLVLALAMDMRNQLSDKKLPDLWLYEDEAGNPDFYTWCNAYLYALDVVPTDWFEAVNQEEFEDLFYPVMALGGIYDEEENGEVILHLTDKELTELESDLPHVLLDIYSYWQAVINKPQTVRREGGKIGRNDPCLCDSGKKYKACCGKN
- a CDS encoding IS630 family transposase, which codes for MRLRHRFQLKERPIVWLDESGFRASVHRPYGYAPKGRRCIDTHDWQGRNQTNAIGALYDHQLFAVGLFDCSINSKIFDTWVERLLIPQLPPESVVVMDNAAFHKGKAEALLKEMGHTVLWMPPYSPDLNPIEKKWAWLKARRRKLGVVSVDELFRSVI
- the argB gene encoding acetylglutamate kinase is translated as MRDMKHISAADKAAILSEALPYIRRFSGSTIVIKYGGNAMTEPALKEGFARDIVLLKLVGINPVIVHGGGPQINDMLGRIGKEGVFVQGMRVTDGETMDIVEMVLGGHVNKEIVSMINIHGGKAVGVTGRDGHFIKARKLLINTPENPGVDIGQVGEVESIDTTLIQGLIDNGQIPVVAPIGVGKRGEAFNINADLVAGKLAEELNAEKLLMMTNIAGVLDKEGSLLTNLTPSRIDELIADGTLYGGMLPKISSAVEAAVNGVKATHIIDGRVPNALLLEIFTDSGIGSMILGADQA
- a CDS encoding M14 family metallopeptidase, whose amino-acid sequence is MMKISAQFDAGSVIVNDLSDPGNIRLSLRPDNAADFAQWFYFRLQGAAYQNCVMHFDNAAQAAYPDGWEEYQACASYDRRNWFRVPTYYENGVLTINHTPLSNSVYYAYFEPYSHEQHLNLLGEAQGSGLCQIDDLGSTVQGRDINLLTIGNQVESDLKVWVIARQHPGETMAEWFVEGFLGRLLDPQDPTARALLDRATFYIVPNMNPDGSVLGNLRTNAAGADLNREWQNPTMERSPEVYVVRKKMRETGVDLFLDIHGDEGLPFVFMAGTEGVPSYNERIAALEVQFKQALLAASPDFQDEIGYPKDETCQANLNMSTPWIGEQFKCLAYTLEMPFKDNNNLPDDDFGWNGQRSLRLGEAMVSAIWNVSGDLR
- the dinB gene encoding DNA polymerase IV, encoding MTGRKIIHIDMDAFYASVELREQPHLKGKPVVVAWDGARSVICAASYEARQFGLHSAMSVATAKRLCPQAVYIPPHFELYRQVSAQIHAIFRRHTDLIEPLSLDEAYLDVTVNKQNIRYASEIAEKIRAEIFAETGLTASAGIAPNKFLAKIASDWRKPNGQFVLHPQKIDAFLETLPLGKIPGVGKVTLKKMQALGMQTAGDLRRFERGELLNHFGRYGYRLYDLARGADERPVKASRERLQISTEITLPEDLSLAQTIEHLPHLAEDLWQQLQRKNVDAKGVTLKLKTHDFRIITRSVTYSSVLPGSQALLKAARTLVERVPPQTEDAFRLIGIGVSHLLPKNQQQPLWL